A genomic stretch from Flavobacterium nitratireducens includes:
- a CDS encoding DUF983 domain-containing protein, translated as MYTILSHILNNDCPHCHQGKVFKEKSIFFKFSFPKMNEYCSHCHQKFQKEPGYFFGAMYVNYGLTVAQAITTYCIAHFFFKQNFDLRIIPIIMVVIVTLSPLNIRLSRLLWLYMFRNYSK; from the coding sequence ATGTATACAATACTCAGCCACATCCTAAATAATGATTGTCCACATTGTCATCAAGGTAAAGTTTTCAAAGAAAAATCCATTTTCTTCAAATTTAGTTTTCCTAAAATGAATGAATATTGCAGCCATTGCCATCAAAAATTTCAAAAGGAACCAGGTTATTTTTTTGGCGCTATGTATGTCAATTATGGATTAACGGTTGCACAGGCAATTACAACCTATTGTATTGCGCATTTTTTCTTTAAACAAAATTTCGATTTAAGAATCATTCCCATAATCATGGTTGTCATTGTAACTTTATCACCATTAAACATCCGATTATCCAGACTTTTATGGTTGTATATGTTTAGGAATTATTCGAAATAA
- a CDS encoding helix-turn-helix domain-containing protein: MKKYPIYSIEQFNCNSVSSDLYINTFKNHLVNHSFVEKPHRHNFYLLVFFTKGSGVHEVDFDRFDIQPGSVFVLQPGQMHHWVLSEDIEGYIVFYTAERYNLYFGNKNIEDYPFYFSVQNNPEIVLEAREVKSILPYFDHLISEMQNKQLGSQDKIMNLLDSIHIELARKYSEIHVHQAHSYNVKIKKLEQLLEQNYKEHKTAAFYASGLNVSLKHLNRICNEILKKTTTEVVVDRVILEAKRMLLDENWTVNEIATELGYEDYSYFSRLFKKHTAMTPTAFRLLKK; the protein is encoded by the coding sequence ATGAAAAAGTATCCTATTTATAGTATCGAACAGTTTAATTGCAATTCCGTTAGTAGCGACTTGTATATAAATACCTTTAAAAATCATTTGGTCAATCATAGTTTTGTTGAAAAACCCCACCGACATAATTTTTATCTCTTGGTTTTTTTTACCAAGGGCTCTGGAGTTCACGAAGTCGATTTTGACCGATTTGACATTCAGCCAGGAAGTGTTTTTGTTTTGCAGCCAGGGCAAATGCACCATTGGGTTTTGTCTGAGGATATAGAAGGTTATATCGTTTTTTATACGGCTGAGAGGTACAATTTGTATTTTGGAAATAAGAATATTGAAGATTATCCTTTTTATTTTTCTGTCCAAAATAATCCTGAAATAGTCTTAGAGGCAAGGGAGGTAAAAAGTATTTTGCCTTATTTTGACCATCTCATCAGCGAAATGCAAAACAAACAATTAGGCAGCCAGGATAAAATAATGAACTTATTGGACAGTATTCACATTGAGTTGGCTCGAAAGTATAGCGAAATCCATGTTCATCAGGCGCATTCTTATAATGTGAAAATTAAAAAATTGGAGCAATTGTTAGAGCAAAATTATAAAGAACACAAAACGGCTGCTTTTTATGCTTCAGGATTGAATGTGAGTTTGAAACACCTGAACCGAATATGCAATGAGATTCTAAAAAAAACAACCACCGAAGTGGTCGTAGATCGTGTGATATTGGAAGCCAAACGCATGCTGCTGGATGAAAACTGGACGGTAAATGAAATCGCAACCGAGTTGGGTTACGAAGATTACTCGTATTTCAGTCGTTTGTTTAAAAAACACACCGCCATGACACCTACTGCTTTCCGATTATTGAAAAAGTGA
- a CDS encoding helix-turn-helix domain-containing protein: MSKKIGMNKDSFCRFFKKTFRKSFFEFINEYKISMASKMLIATDLTASEIGYKVGYNNLSFFNRQFHKFVKMTPSQYRKMYRGI, translated from the coding sequence GTGTCAAAAAAGATAGGAATGAACAAAGATTCTTTTTGTCGCTTTTTTAAAAAGACCTTTCGTAAATCTTTTTTTGAATTTATCAATGAGTATAAAATTAGTATGGCTAGCAAAATGCTAATTGCTACCGATTTGACTGCTTCTGAAATTGGTTATAAAGTGGGTTATAATAATTTGAGTTTCTTCAATAGACAATTCCATAAGTTTGTAAAAATGACGCCTTCTCAATACCGAAAAATGTATCGGGGGATATGA
- a CDS encoding pyridoxal phosphate-dependent aminotransferase: MSNPLSDRINNLATSQTLAMAALARELKAQGKDIISLSLGEPDFNTPDFIKEAAKKAIDDNYSTYSPVDGYADLKEAICRKFKRDNGLDYKPANIVVSTGAKQSLYNIAQVMLNDGDEVILPAPYWVSYFEIVKLSGGVPVEVPTSVETDFKITPEQLEAAITPKTKMMWFSSPCNPSGSVYSREELTAIAKVLEKHPNIYVVADEIYEHINFSGTFCSIASIPGMFEKTITVNGVAKAFAMTGYRIGYIGAPEFIAKACTKIQGQVTSGANSIAQRATITAVDADPSVLNHMVQAFHKRRDLVVGLLKEIPGVKINVPEGAFYVFPDVSSFFGKTLRGKEIKDANDVSMYLLAEANVATVTGDAFGNPNCIRFSYATSDELLKEALKRIKDALAG; encoded by the coding sequence ATGAGTAATCCACTTTCAGACAGAATTAACAATCTTGCTACATCACAAACATTAGCAATGGCAGCTTTGGCTAGAGAATTAAAAGCCCAAGGTAAAGACATTATCAGTTTAAGTTTAGGAGAACCTGACTTTAACACGCCAGACTTCATCAAAGAAGCCGCTAAAAAAGCAATTGACGACAACTACAGCACTTATTCTCCAGTGGATGGATATGCTGATTTGAAAGAAGCTATTTGTAGAAAATTCAAAAGAGATAACGGTTTAGATTACAAACCTGCAAACATCGTAGTTTCTACAGGTGCTAAACAATCTTTATACAACATTGCACAGGTAATGTTAAACGATGGTGACGAAGTAATCTTACCAGCTCCTTACTGGGTTTCTTACTTCGAAATCGTAAAATTATCAGGTGGAGTTCCTGTAGAAGTACCAACTTCTGTAGAAACAGATTTCAAAATCACTCCTGAGCAGTTAGAAGCGGCTATCACACCAAAAACTAAAATGATGTGGTTCTCGTCTCCATGTAACCCTTCGGGATCAGTGTACAGCAGAGAAGAATTGACAGCTATTGCTAAAGTTTTAGAAAAACATCCAAATATCTACGTGGTTGCTGACGAAATCTATGAGCACATCAACTTCTCTGGAACTTTCTGCAGCATCGCTTCTATTCCGGGAATGTTTGAAAAAACAATCACTGTAAACGGAGTAGCGAAAGCTTTTGCCATGACAGGATACAGAATTGGATACATTGGAGCACCAGAATTTATTGCTAAGGCTTGTACTAAAATCCAAGGACAAGTAACTTCTGGAGCTAACTCTATTGCGCAACGTGCTACTATCACTGCAGTTGATGCTGATCCATCAGTATTGAACCACATGGTACAGGCATTCCACAAACGTAGAGATTTAGTAGTTGGATTATTGAAAGAAATTCCTGGAGTAAAAATCAACGTTCCAGAAGGTGCTTTCTACGTATTTCCAGACGTTTCTTCTTTCTTCGGAAAAACATTAAGAGGAAAAGAAATCAAAGATGCTAACGATGTTTCGATGTATCTTTTAGCAGAGGCTAACGTAGCTACTGTAACTGGAGATGCTTTTGGTAACCCAAATTGTATCCGTTTCTCTTATGCAACTAGTGACGAATTGTTGAAAGAAGCATTAAAAAGAATTAAAGATGCTTTAGCAGGATAA
- a CDS encoding fatty acid desaturase family protein, giving the protein MSTTQPTFAKQDKLKFFRTLNSRVNNYFKENNLSKAGNWQLHLKAVILFTVFLVPYFLILTLDMPFWTHLLLTIVMGIGMAGLGMNVMHDGNHGSYSNKKWVNKIMGGTIYVLAGNVYNWQVQHNVLHHTYTNIPGHDEDLEAGRIIRFTKSAKWYRFHRFQHYYSVFLYGLLTFNWALTTDFKQMRNYIKRKLSYGEPKSPKILWTTLIITKIIYATIWIILPIIIGIVWWKVLIGFFVMHYTAGLILSIVFQLAHVVEETDNPSPNELGEMENTWAIHQLFTTTNFAPKNWLVNWYTGGLNHQIEHHIFPNISHIHYGKIAKIVRETAQECNLPYYEYKTMRSAIIAHFKHLKDLGTNPEMA; this is encoded by the coding sequence ATGAGTACAACCCAACCAACATTTGCCAAGCAAGATAAACTAAAGTTTTTTAGAACGCTTAACTCGCGAGTGAACAATTACTTCAAAGAAAACAACCTTTCTAAAGCAGGTAATTGGCAACTGCATTTAAAAGCGGTAATTCTATTTACGGTCTTTTTAGTTCCTTACTTTTTAATCCTAACTTTAGATATGCCTTTTTGGACCCATTTACTTTTAACGATTGTTATGGGAATAGGTATGGCAGGATTAGGAATGAATGTCATGCACGATGGGAATCACGGTTCGTATTCCAATAAAAAATGGGTGAATAAAATTATGGGCGGAACCATTTATGTTTTGGCTGGAAATGTATACAACTGGCAGGTGCAACATAATGTTTTACATCACACCTACACCAATATTCCGGGACATGATGAAGATTTAGAAGCGGGTAGAATTATTCGTTTTACTAAAAGTGCCAAATGGTATCGTTTTCATCGTTTTCAACATTATTATTCTGTATTTCTATACGGATTACTGACTTTCAATTGGGCACTTACAACCGATTTTAAGCAAATGAGAAATTACATCAAAAGAAAATTATCTTACGGCGAACCTAAAAGCCCTAAAATTCTATGGACGACTTTGATTATTACTAAAATTATTTATGCTACCATTTGGATCATATTACCCATAATCATCGGAATCGTTTGGTGGAAAGTGCTAATAGGTTTCTTCGTAATGCATTATACGGCAGGATTAATTTTAAGTATCGTTTTCCAATTGGCTCACGTAGTGGAAGAAACCGACAATCCTTCTCCAAATGAATTAGGCGAAATGGAAAACACTTGGGCTATACACCAATTGTTTACTACGACTAATTTTGCTCCAAAAAACTGGTTAGTAAATTGGTACACTGGAGGATTAAATCACCAAATTGAACATCATATTTTTCCAAATATCAGTCATATTCATTACGGTAAAATTGCAAAAATTGTTCGCGAGACTGCCCAAGAATGCAACTTACCTTATTATGAATATAAAACGATGAGAAGTGCTATTATTGCACATTTCAAACATTTAAAAGATTTAGGAACAAATCCAGAAATGGCTTAA
- the rsmG gene encoding 16S rRNA (guanine(527)-N(7))-methyltransferase RsmG, with protein MDEILRYFPDLTEIQKEQFQKLDFLYHDWNEKINVISRKDIDSLYTKHVLHSLGIAKIMKFEPGTYVLDVGTGGGFPGIPLAILFPETRFYLIDVIAKKIRVVQGVVDALGLKNVKAEQIRAENVKGDFDFIVSRAVTNMPDFVSWVKTKIKKQHKHELKNGILYLKGGDLTEELKDFPKATQYDLANFFEDEFFETKKVVHLPLKFVV; from the coding sequence ATGGACGAAATACTGCGCTATTTTCCGGATTTGACCGAAATACAAAAAGAGCAATTCCAAAAATTAGATTTTTTATACCATGATTGGAATGAAAAAATAAATGTAATCTCAAGAAAAGATATTGATTCTTTATATACTAAACATGTTTTGCATTCCTTAGGAATCGCTAAAATCATGAAGTTTGAACCAGGAACTTATGTGTTAGATGTAGGAACTGGTGGCGGATTTCCCGGAATTCCATTGGCTATTTTGTTTCCTGAAACCCGTTTTTACCTCATTGATGTTATTGCAAAAAAAATAAGAGTAGTTCAAGGAGTTGTGGATGCTTTGGGTTTAAAAAATGTAAAAGCAGAGCAAATTCGTGCCGAAAATGTAAAAGGTGATTTCGATTTTATTGTAAGTCGTGCCGTGACGAATATGCCTGATTTTGTTTCTTGGGTGAAAACTAAAATTAAAAAACAACATAAACACGAATTAAAAAATGGTATTTTGTATTTAAAAGGAGGCGATTTAACTGAGGAATTAAAAGATTTTCCGAAAGCGACTCAATACGACTTAGCTAATTTTTTCGAGGATGAATTTTTTGAAACCAAAAAAGTGGTGCACTTGCCCTTGAAGTTTGTAGTGTAA
- the apaG gene encoding Co2+/Mg2+ efflux protein ApaG: protein MVSQITRGIKITVLTSFEGTYFKNYKIHFAFSYHITIENHSKDSVQLTSRHWEIFDSLNNLEIVDGEGIIGKKPVLKPGENHTYSSGCLLSSPYGAMKGHFNMINFTNTKTFKVIIPTFRLCAPFALN, encoded by the coding sequence ATGGTTTCTCAAATAACAAGAGGTATAAAAATAACGGTTTTGACTAGTTTTGAAGGCACTTACTTCAAAAACTACAAAATCCATTTTGCCTTTAGTTACCACATTACCATCGAAAACCACAGTAAAGATTCTGTACAATTAACTTCGCGTCACTGGGAAATATTTGATTCTTTAAACAATTTAGAAATTGTTGATGGCGAAGGAATTATTGGTAAAAAACCAGTATTAAAACCAGGCGAAAATCATACTTACAGCTCTGGATGCTTACTTTCTTCTCCTTATGGAGCAATGAAAGGACATTTTAATATGATTAATTTCACCAACACCAAAACCTTCAAAGTAATCATCCCTACTTTTAGATTATGCGCACCATTTGCACTAAACTAA
- a CDS encoding DUF5103 domain-containing protein, with protein sequence MAKSFLFGILFLLFFNLASAQVQNEVIPPYHIKTVCFVQNNQNAIPIFELGSGFQFQFDDLFGNEANYYYEIIHCDYNWNPSNIQKNEYLQGFDNQRIQNYTNSFNTLQIYSHYNLSLPNQFTQQLRLSGNYILKILNDDKEVVFSRKFMLYENNATVPIQVKRARNVSVIEQKHNLDFAIKSSTINFQNPLKNIKVSLIQNGDFNTEIKNIQPQYTIGNDLIYKYDTETQFWAGNEFLYFENKDIRIASNNIARVDSSTDIYNCLLYTNNARANFPYTLYQDINGNFVVKNSNASNNEVEADYAWIYFSLSAPTFRLNKDIYVCGMFNNYSLSPEYKMDYNEKKGIYEKAILIKQGFTNYKYVIADSKGNIDNENAIDGNFYQTENEYTILTYYKENTGRYDRIIGKGTANSLNIIN encoded by the coding sequence ATGGCTAAATCTTTTCTGTTTGGAATCTTATTTCTTTTGTTTTTTAATTTGGCTTCAGCCCAAGTTCAAAATGAAGTGATTCCGCCATACCATATCAAAACCGTTTGTTTTGTCCAAAACAATCAAAATGCTATCCCAATTTTCGAATTAGGGAGTGGTTTTCAATTTCAGTTTGATGACCTTTTTGGAAATGAAGCCAATTATTATTACGAAATTATTCATTGTGATTATAATTGGAATCCTTCAAACATCCAAAAAAACGAATACCTTCAAGGATTTGACAACCAAAGAATTCAAAACTACACTAACTCTTTCAACACCTTACAAATCTATAGTCATTACAATCTAAGTCTTCCTAATCAGTTTACACAGCAATTACGACTTAGTGGTAATTATATTTTAAAGATCCTCAATGATGACAAAGAAGTTGTGTTTTCAAGAAAATTTATGCTATATGAAAACAACGCTACTGTTCCCATTCAGGTAAAAAGAGCTCGAAATGTAAGTGTTATAGAACAGAAACACAATTTGGACTTTGCCATTAAATCCAGCACAATAAACTTTCAAAATCCGCTAAAAAACATTAAAGTTAGCCTTATTCAGAATGGCGATTTTAATACCGAAATAAAAAATATCCAACCCCAATACACCATCGGCAATGATTTAATTTACAAATACGATACCGAAACCCAATTTTGGGCAGGCAATGAATTTTTGTATTTTGAAAATAAAGACATTAGAATAGCCAGCAACAATATTGCCCGAGTAGACTCAAGTACTGATATTTATAACTGCCTTTTATATACTAACAATGCAAGAGCAAACTTCCCTTATACGCTTTATCAAGATATAAACGGAAATTTTGTAGTAAAAAATTCCAATGCCAGTAATAACGAGGTTGAAGCCGATTACGCCTGGATCTATTTTAGCCTTTCAGCCCCTACTTTCCGACTAAATAAAGATATTTACGTATGCGGAATGTTTAACAACTATTCATTATCGCCTGAATACAAAATGGACTATAACGAGAAAAAAGGAATTTATGAAAAGGCCATACTCATCAAACAAGGATTTACCAATTATAAATATGTAATTGCTGATAGCAAAGGAAACATTGACAATGAAAATGCAATAGACGGAAATTTCTATCAAACTGAAAACGAATATACTATTTTAACCTACTACAAAGAAAATACTGGACGTTATGATCGAATCATAGGAAAAGGCACCGCTAATTCCCTGAACATCATTAATTAA
- a CDS encoding class I SAM-dependent methyltransferase, translated as MKKAFKTILNTIPRPLLIRLSYVARPIIAFTLKGDRYTDPIDGKSFKSMLPYGYETQRENVLSPSTLSLERHRLLWLYLNEKTDFFTAPKKVLHFAPEQAFYKLFRKQKNLDYTTTDLFSPLADVKADICNLPFEDNQYDVILCNHVLEHIPDDTKAMQELYRVLKPGGMAILQIPQDLKREVTFADDSITDPKERAKIFGQYDHVRIYGRDYFDKLRSIGFKVLEEDYTNEIDPKLVDKYCLAKGEIIPVCFK; from the coding sequence ATGAAAAAAGCTTTTAAAACGATACTTAATACCATTCCTCGTCCTCTACTTATTCGTTTAAGTTATGTAGCACGGCCAATCATAGCATTTACTTTAAAAGGAGATCGATATACCGATCCAATTGATGGTAAAAGTTTCAAATCAATGCTGCCTTATGGATATGAAACCCAAAGAGAGAATGTTTTATCACCAAGTACACTTTCATTAGAAAGACATCGTTTGTTATGGTTGTATTTGAATGAAAAAACAGATTTTTTTACAGCGCCAAAAAAGGTATTGCATTTTGCTCCTGAACAGGCTTTTTACAAATTGTTTCGAAAGCAAAAAAATCTAGATTACACAACAACTGATTTATTTTCACCATTGGCTGATGTAAAAGCCGATATCTGTAATTTACCTTTTGAGGACAATCAATACGATGTAATTTTATGCAATCACGTTTTAGAACACATTCCTGATGATACTAAAGCCATGCAGGAATTATATCGTGTTTTAAAACCAGGAGGGATGGCTATTTTACAAATTCCGCAAGACTTAAAAAGGGAAGTTACTTTTGCCGATGATAGCATCACCGACCCAAAAGAACGTGCTAAAATATTTGGCCAATACGATCACGTGCGTATTTATGGGCGTGACTATTTTGACAAATTAAGAAGTATTGGTTTCAAAGTCTTAGAGGAAGATTACACAAACGAAATTGACCCTAAATTAGTCGATAAATACTGCTTGGCAAAAGGAGAAATCATCCCTGTTTGTTTTAAATAA
- the map gene encoding type I methionyl aminopeptidase, with protein MIVVKSREEIELMRESALIVSKTLGMLASEVKEGVTTLNLDKLAEEFIRDHGAVPSFLGLYGFPNSLCMSPNAQVVHGIPNNTPLVSGDIISIDCGAYKNGYHGDHAYTFEVGEVAPETKKLLKVTKESLYVGMREFRAGNRVEDVGNAIQKYTESHGYGVVRELVGHGLGQKMHEEPEMPNYGKKGRGKLLIEGMVVALEPMINQGTRNIKQLKDGWTILTADGKPSAHFEHDVAIVDGKPELLSTFAYIYKALGIESNEEDEFRKVPLVI; from the coding sequence ATGATTGTAGTTAAATCCCGTGAAGAAATAGAATTAATGCGCGAAAGTGCCTTAATCGTATCGAAAACATTAGGAATGCTTGCTTCTGAAGTGAAAGAAGGAGTAACCACTTTAAACCTTGATAAATTAGCCGAAGAATTCATTCGTGACCATGGTGCGGTTCCAAGTTTCCTTGGTTTATACGGTTTCCCTAATTCACTTTGCATGAGTCCAAATGCACAAGTAGTTCACGGAATTCCAAACAACACTCCTCTTGTAAGTGGTGATATTATCTCTATTGACTGTGGTGCCTATAAAAATGGCTATCATGGAGATCATGCATATACGTTTGAAGTAGGAGAAGTAGCTCCAGAAACTAAAAAATTATTAAAAGTTACTAAAGAATCCTTATATGTGGGTATGCGTGAATTCCGTGCTGGAAATCGCGTGGAAGATGTAGGGAATGCGATTCAAAAATATACCGAATCTCACGGCTATGGAGTTGTTCGTGAATTAGTAGGTCACGGATTAGGTCAAAAAATGCACGAAGAACCAGAAATGCCTAACTATGGTAAAAAAGGTCGAGGTAAACTATTAATAGAAGGAATGGTGGTGGCACTTGAACCAATGATTAATCAAGGCACTCGAAATATCAAACAATTAAAAGACGGTTGGACAATTCTTACTGCCGATGGTAAGCCTTCGGCGCACTTTGAACATGATGTAGCTATTGTTGATGGCAAACCGGAGTTACTTTCTACTTTTGCTTATATCTACAAAGCACTTGGAATTGAAAGTAATGAAGAAGATGAATTTAGAAAAGTGCCTTTAGTTATCTAA
- a CDS encoding TolC family protein: MKHIFFAFLFFGFTLSAQEINSKELTYNEFLGFVKKYHPLVKNANLEISKSQANLMMARGGFDPKIEVDFSKKQFKDKEYYSILNSSFKIPTWYGIEIKAGFDNNEGIYLNPENTVPNQGLTSLGISVPLGQGLFINQRMADLKKAKIQLQLSQAERKLQAIAILYDASIAYFNWKKSYNEVVLYKEYKENAEIRFKGIQTSIKEGDKRAIDSVEAGMTVKNRTLNLIDSELKLAKAKLELSNFLWLENNIPLELAESIIPETQLEFTIQETLKTNALLNPDFSISNHPKINALQSKIDILNVEKKLKANMLLPKIDIGYSYLSEPSYIDNYRFEDYKIGLNFYFPLFLRKERGSLKLAKYKVQETEFALDLEKVQLSNKINAQKLEIEALTKQKNLIKSVVEDYATMLKSEEKLFSFGESSLFLINSRENNLVSAQLSKIALENRFFVSNSELFKIMANPD; encoded by the coding sequence ATGAAACATATTTTCTTCGCCTTTTTATTCTTCGGTTTTACTTTATCAGCCCAAGAAATCAACTCAAAAGAACTTACATACAATGAGTTTTTGGGCTTTGTAAAAAAGTATCATCCATTGGTTAAAAATGCCAATCTAGAAATCAGTAAATCTCAAGCCAATTTAATGATGGCTCGCGGGGGATTTGACCCAAAAATTGAGGTTGATTTTAGTAAAAAGCAATTCAAAGACAAAGAATATTATTCCATTTTAAACAGTAGCTTTAAAATTCCAACTTGGTATGGAATCGAAATTAAAGCAGGTTTTGATAATAATGAAGGAATCTACCTTAATCCAGAAAACACAGTTCCCAATCAAGGATTAACTTCACTTGGAATAAGCGTACCTTTAGGACAAGGCTTATTCATCAATCAAAGAATGGCCGATTTAAAAAAGGCAAAAATACAACTTCAATTAAGTCAAGCAGAACGAAAACTTCAAGCTATTGCTATCTTATACGATGCTTCTATTGCCTATTTTAACTGGAAAAAAAGTTATAACGAGGTTGTATTGTATAAAGAATATAAAGAAAATGCTGAAATAAGATTTAAAGGAATACAAACCTCTATCAAAGAAGGTGATAAACGTGCCATAGATAGTGTCGAAGCTGGAATGACTGTAAAAAACAGAACCTTGAATTTAATTGATTCAGAATTAAAATTAGCAAAAGCTAAATTAGAGCTTTCTAATTTTCTTTGGTTAGAAAACAACATTCCTTTAGAATTAGCCGAGAGCATTATTCCGGAAACGCAACTAGAATTTACAATTCAGGAAACCTTAAAAACAAACGCACTATTAAATCCCGATTTTTCGATTAGTAATCATCCAAAAATCAATGCCCTACAAAGCAAAATTGACATTTTAAATGTAGAGAAAAAATTAAAAGCCAATATGCTTTTGCCTAAAATTGACATTGGCTATTCTTATTTATCAGAACCAAGTTATATTGACAATTACCGTTTTGAAGATTATAAAATAGGTCTGAACTTCTATTTCCCTTTATTTCTAAGAAAAGAAAGAGGTAGTTTAAAATTAGCTAAATACAAAGTACAAGAAACTGAATTTGCATTAGACCTAGAAAAGGTTCAATTAAGCAATAAAATAAATGCTCAAAAATTAGAAATTGAAGCTTTGACCAAGCAAAAAAATTTGATTAAAAGTGTTGTTGAAGATTATGCAACCATGTTAAAATCGGAAGAAAAATTATTTTCTTTTGGGGAGAGTTCGCTATTTTTAATCAATAGTAGAGAAAATAATTTAGTAAGTGCACAGCTTTCTAAAATAGCTTTAGAGAACCGTTTTTTCGTATCTAATTCGGAGCTTTTTAAAATAATGGCGAATCCGGATTAA
- a CDS encoding HlyD family secretion protein, producing MLNISNNKTKLQSLERYETVKNLSNRPHYKILNRIIAGVSIIGLAALFLPWTQTISGSGNVTTLKPNQRPQSIQSVISGRIEKWYVQEGDYVKKGDTILFISEIKEDYMDPNLVENTRNQMEAKQQSLASYDSKVDMLSNQIVAIENERKLKLEQAKNKVQQSILKIKSDSMDLAAVKTQLRIATTQYNRTVQLNKEGLKPLTDIEEKRLKLQEVEAKIITQENKYLTSKNELINAKVEINRINAEYSEKVSKANSDKYTALSSQFDTDAQVNKLKNQYTNYSIRNGMYYIKASQNGYINRALQSGIGETIKEGTPIATIMPSEYDIAVETYVNPIDLPLITKGEKVRVWFDGWPTIVFSGWPNMSYGTFGGEIVAIENFISENGKYRVLIAPDKNEHKWPAQLSIGAGAQTIALLDNVPVWFEIWRTLNGFPPNYYKPTAKTTKEKK from the coding sequence ATGTTAAACATCTCAAACAATAAAACTAAACTGCAATCGCTAGAGCGATATGAAACAGTTAAAAACTTGAGCAACAGACCTCACTATAAAATTTTAAACCGAATTATAGCAGGAGTTTCTATTATTGGTCTTGCTGCACTTTTTTTACCGTGGACACAAACCATTTCTGGTTCTGGAAACGTAACCACTTTAAAACCCAATCAACGACCACAATCGATACAAAGTGTCATCTCGGGTCGTATAGAAAAATGGTATGTTCAAGAAGGTGATTATGTAAAAAAAGGAGACACTATCTTATTTATCTCGGAGATAAAAGAAGATTATATGGATCCAAATTTAGTTGAAAATACTAGAAACCAAATGGAAGCCAAACAACAATCTTTAGCATCTTATGACTCCAAAGTTGATATGCTTTCTAACCAAATTGTTGCTATCGAGAATGAACGAAAATTAAAATTAGAACAAGCTAAAAACAAAGTCCAACAATCGATCTTGAAAATCAAAAGCGATAGTATGGATCTTGCAGCGGTAAAAACACAGTTACGAATTGCTACTACCCAGTACAATCGTACTGTACAATTAAACAAAGAAGGTTTAAAACCACTTACCGACATTGAGGAAAAAAGACTCAAATTGCAAGAAGTAGAAGCCAAAATCATTACTCAAGAAAACAAATACCTAACCAGCAAAAATGAATTAATTAATGCTAAGGTAGAAATCAACCGAATCAATGCTGAATATTCAGAAAAAGTATCAAAAGCAAACAGTGACAAGTATACCGCTTTAAGCAGTCAATTTGATACCGATGCTCAAGTGAACAAATTAAAAAATCAATACACCAATTACAGCATTCGTAATGGAATGTATTACATCAAAGCATCACAAAATGGATATATAAACAGGGCATTACAATCTGGAATTGGTGAAACAATAAAAGAAGGAACACCAATTGCAACGATTATGCCTTCAGAATATGACATCGCGGTAGAAACTTACGTAAACCCTATTGATTTACCTTTAATTACTAAAGGGGAAAAAGTTCGTGTATGGTTTGACGGATGGCCTACCATTGTCTTTTCGGGTTGGCCTAATATGTCTTATGGAACTTTTGGTGGAGAAATCGTTGCTATCGAAAACTTTATTAGTGAAAACGGAAAATACCGTGTTTTGATTGCGCCAGACAAAAACGAGCACAAATGGCCAGCACAATTAAGTATTGGTGCCGGAGCACAAACTATAGCTTTACTAGATAATGTTCCCGTGTGGTTTGAAATATGGAGAACTCTAAATGGTTTCCCTCCTAACTACTACAAACCAACAGCTAAAACTACAAAAGAGAAAAAATAA